One window of the Caminibacter pacificus genome contains the following:
- the nth gene encoding endonuclease III, which produces MVLRKPEELEEIKKRFLEHYKGSKTELNYKNDYELLVAIILSAQCTDKRVNMVTPALFKKYPDIESLSCADVEDVKELIKSCNFFNNKAKNLVAMAKMVKEKHGGKIPREHKDLIKLPGVGNKTANVFLIELEGANRMAVDTHVFRVVHRLGITDAKTVEETEKDLIEAFKTDLNELHQGFVLFGRYICTAKNPKCEKCFVPEFCISKDNFKPR; this is translated from the coding sequence ATGGTATTAAGAAAACCTGAAGAGTTGGAAGAGATAAAAAAACGTTTTTTAGAACACTACAAAGGCAGTAAAACGGAGCTTAATTACAAAAACGACTATGAACTTTTAGTAGCCATAATCCTTAGCGCACAATGTACGGACAAACGCGTAAATATGGTAACTCCGGCGTTATTTAAAAAATATCCCGATATCGAAAGCCTCTCATGTGCCGATGTAGAAGATGTAAAAGAACTTATTAAATCGTGCAACTTTTTTAATAACAAAGCAAAAAATTTAGTCGCAATGGCAAAAATGGTAAAAGAAAAACACGGCGGAAAAATTCCAAGAGAGCACAAAGATTTAATAAAACTTCCCGGAGTCGGAAACAAAACCGCAAACGTATTTTTAATAGAGCTTGAAGGCGCAAACAGAATGGCGGTGGATACCCATGTTTTTAGAGTGGTACATCGTTTAGGAATTACCGATGCAAAAACAGTCGAAGAGACCGAAAAAGACCTTATAGAAGCTTTCAAAACGGACCTCAACGAACTTCATCAAGGATTCGTACTTTTCGGACGCTATATCTGTACGGCAAAAAATCCGAAATGCGAAAAATGTTTCGTACCTGAATTTTGCATAAGCAAAGACAATTTCAAACCGAGATAA